CATCTTccataatttccatttttgttattctctcTTTGttgattcaaataatattcttagaattataaaaaaataataaatgattatatacaatattaatattgttttaaataaaaatatttattgataataaattttaaataacatcgaATAATAGTttcatatgttatttattatttacaaaaaacatatttgataatataacataatgataatataacaaaCTACATTAATTCTGAATATATATGATTGAATATGATTCTGAATATGTgacaatatgtaaattttaaaataaaatattcttgaatattaatatcacaTATGTAAAAcactaataaaaatcaaagaaaataatataaaataatgtaaagaataattaaaatatatgtgccATTCTAGCATGCAAGTTAGTGTCAATatcttataaagatatataagtactcacataaatatattacaatgttttatctattattgtttatatacataaatttagaaattttcaatttttttaaatttagttattttaattaaaattacaatttgaataattaatatgtaattaaatacacttcaatataattttcttttattttccactaaaggaacatttattaaaatttgtttgatcTCCTATAATTGCTGGTATTTCGTCATCAAGTAATTCATGTAATGTTTTTCTATCATACTTATAAATCCATTTTCCATCTATAAAATCATATCGTTTTGGACCAGATTTTGGGGATGATAACCAAATTTGTCTATTTGGACTTTGACGATTTATAACATATGTGCCATGAGAATCACCAAATTTAACAGTTAAAACACCATCctgtaacattaattatagtataattaattataactataataaatcatcatataattaatatataatatataatatgtatcatAATTAGTATACattataagtttaatatatttcatttgtaaaacATACTCCATATGATACATCTGCATCTGATAAATGTATTGCTTGCTCCACtaattcatcaaaatattcaGTTAAAGAAGTAAGTGTCTCATCagaaactttttcaaattgtacAGATGTTAActctctgtaaaaaaaatttcatttttacataattgattattaatattttttttaaatatacataaaattatggaaataatataaaatattattatatatataaaatattaaaattcaaaatattaataagaaaaacttaatatagagtacttaatataaaatttagaatattttgttattattattttaatatactcactgtgtagataaattattatttgtgattATGAACAAGTTTTTATTACAATGATTATGAGCAATTGATtcataacttaatatttttaaatctttacttatatttaaattctttttaaaatgtagCATATGA
The DNA window shown above is from Apis cerana isolate GH-2021 linkage group LG4, AcerK_1.0, whole genome shotgun sequence and carries:
- the LOC107999075 gene encoding frataxin homolog, mitochondrial, with protein sequence MLLTRGTIKHSVFRILSYDLVKSIINKCLIQEINIKCQANIGYHMLHFKKNLNISKDLKILSYESIAHNHCNKNLFIITNNNLSTQELTSVQFEKVSDETLTSLTEYFDELVEQAIHLSDADVSYGDGVLTVKFGDSHGTYVINRQSPNRQIWLSSPKSGPKRYDFIDGKWIYKYDRKTLHELLDDEIPAIIGDQTNFNKCSFSGK